The Chiloscyllium plagiosum isolate BGI_BamShark_2017 chromosome 6, ASM401019v2, whole genome shotgun sequence sequence CTGGAAAAGCCTATGTGGCTTGCGCGCTCAGGTGCCTGTTTAGCGCCGCAAAATTGAGGGGTATTGGAGAGAGCTGTCTTCGTGTTCTGCTGCAGTCCGTCTGATGCAGGAACAACAATAATGCTGTGGCAGAGGCAGTTCGTGGGGCGTCTGAAAGAGAAATTTTCCGAGGGCGTTATTCGACACAGTTTGACAGCTGGGGAATGGGACAAAACGCATTATAATTACCAATTGCCATTAATTCATCCTCAATCCAATTTCCAAAAACTTCAAATCTCTGCGCTTCCTCTGTGTTTGATATTCACGTGATGTTGTGGATTCAGTTCCATGCAAATATGTGTTTCCTAcaatgtgccatctgcaaatcaacagcttttctgtttcctttctgaTTAAGTTATTGAAAATTATTTGCCACCTCATTTTACTGCAGTGCAGTTGACATTTGATATTAGAGTACATGTCATTAATTTGATTAACTTTAATAAATAATCTGGAGTGATCAAGTTGTTTTGTTGGTAATTGCACGGTAAAGTGAGTTtgtagcaaaaatagaaattgttggagaaaagcAGAGccaacgtttcgggtccagtaactAACCCAGtgttctccagcaactttctgtattgtttcagatttccagcacggGGACTTCGAAATCATTTCAAATATGTTTGAGCTAGTTGGAGCCGCGTAGAGTTTTTTTCAACTTGACGTGAAACCGAATATGCAGTTGTGTTTAGAATATGATGTGACTGGGTAAGGCATTCCATAGGGGACGGTATCTAGATGTGTAAATCAAATATATGTATTAACATATTTGCATGTGCAATATGTTGGTGTGTCCTTTTCAACTTTAACCTGGGTATATGCTCACTTTGTAAAACTGCAGGATGGTTTTGCAAATGGGGACACATACATTTCTGTGGACCATGCCTTCAACAAGGGTCATGTGAACTGTTGCTGGGCGTGACCCCACAGGTCTCCTGCTGTGTGCTGCACGGTTTAAATATTGCTGAAACTAAATACCGAATGCTCAGAGCCCACCGTTTTTGAGCTGTGCGAGATCAGcccgtatcaatccccaaactgtgTCCCAGGATCCCAGCAACCAGTGAGTTTGAAGTTCAAATTGCCTTTACATCGGCAAGGTGCCAAACTAATGGTGTTGAAATTATCTTCGATGAGGTGTTCGGTTGGAAAGCGCTATGTTTCCAGTTGTGGTTTGTGTGTTATTTGCTCGGGCTTTTGGAATTAGTTTATTTTGTCTTAAAAATAAACTTGCTTGCGGAAGTGTGGGAAACTAAGTGCAGGAACGGGCGCGACAGATTTTTGATTGCGAGATAATGTATCGTTTGCAGTGAAGTAAAATTAACTGAATTAccaccccttccccctccccacaccaccGTTCTTTCATTCAAACCAAAtgtattgttttgtttaaaacaggtGAGCAATGGGTGATTGGAGTTTCCTTGGGAATATTTTGGAGGAAGTGAATGAGCACTCCACTGTGATCGGGAGAGTGTGGCTGACAGTGTTGTTTATTTTCCGCATCCTTATCCTTGGCACGGCGGCCGAGTTCGTGTGGGGGGATGAGCAGTCTGACTTCGTTTGCAACACTCAGCAGCCGGGCTGTGAAAACGTCTGCTACGATGAAGCGTTCCCCATCTCGCACATCCGACTCTGGGTACTGCAGATCATTTTCGTAAGCACGCCGTCCCTGATGTATGTGGGCCATGCGGTGCACCATGTCAGGATGGAAGAGAAGAGAAAGGACAGGGAAGAAGGGGACAGTCAGCAGCACATGAACACTGAAAGGCTACTCTTAGCTCCTGAAGAGGCTCTGAAAGACATCGGCAAGACCAACAAGAGATTTCGCCTGGAGGGGACCCTGCTGAGGACCTATATCTGCCACATCATTTTCAAAACCATCTTTGAGGTGGGTTTTGTGGTTGGTCAGTACTTCCTGTACGGGTTCCGCATCTTGCCCCTGTACCGCTGCGAAAGGTGGCCTTGCCCCAACTTTGTTGACTGCTTTGTCTCCAGGCCAACGGAGAAGACAATCTTTGTGATTTTCATGCTGGCCGTAGCCTCAGTGTCCCTCTTCCTGAATTTTGTGGAGGTAAGTCACCTGGGCTGGAAGAAGATCAGGTTTGCTTTCCGAGAGCCTGGCCAGCAGCCTGAAGCCTACCCAGAGCCCAAGCCATACCATTCCATTGATGTTGCTTCGGTACCGAAAGCGAAAGGGTACAAGCTCCTGCAAGAGGACAAACCTACTCCCGCTTTCTTCCAACTGACAGCAGCTGGGGTAGACCTGAGCTCGGTGCCGTCCATCACCTATCCGGAGAAAGCAAAGGGTGTTGGCCCGG is a genomic window containing:
- the gja8b gene encoding gap junction protein alpha 8 paralog b, with protein sequence MGDWSFLGNILEEVNEHSTVIGRVWLTVLFIFRILILGTAAEFVWGDEQSDFVCNTQQPGCENVCYDEAFPISHIRLWVLQIIFVSTPSLMYVGHAVHHVRMEEKRKDREEGDSQQHMNTERLLLAPEEALKDIGKTNKRFRLEGTLLRTYICHIIFKTIFEVGFVVGQYFLYGFRILPLYRCERWPCPNFVDCFVSRPTEKTIFVIFMLAVASVSLFLNFVEVSHLGWKKIRFAFREPGQQPEAYPEPKPYHSIDVASVPKAKGYKLLQEDKPTPAFFQLTAAGVDLSSVPSITYPEKAKGVGPVDNLVKIHNETLLSYQQHEDADPEQQADPAVQADPDPEPVPLAEPEEEGEKNELEPLTTANESLADTRPLSRLSKSSSRARSDDLTV